Proteins encoded together in one Penicillium digitatum chromosome 1, complete sequence window:
- a CDS encoding putative cyclase: MSGIPHLPETFDDLPDKRRFWPGAAGSEEEGLGMLRLLTPELVAQAARTQIQSGERVCLNWNMDNLSPPGFGRKPFEHRVKWVIEGVAFDDEYHFNPQQSSQWDGLRHHSAPAPTPEDQDRRLFYGGTTAKEILDETSSRIGIGFWAKKGIAGRGVLIDYVSYAAKKGISVNALSRQMISLDEVQEIAHECSIKFQKGDIFFLRVGLPETWKRMSAEDRVAYSQQSIPQHAGIEQSERVLRFLWDNHFAAVASDAVSFEVYPALNPEFDLHHHILAGWGIPIGEMFDLEELAATCKRLGRWSFFISSSPLNCARGVSSPPNCMAIF; this comes from the exons ATGTCTGGCATTCCCCATCTCCCAGAGACATTTGATGATCTCCCCGACAAGCGTCGGTTCTGGCCTGGGGCTGCAGGgtcggaagaagaaggactGGGAATGCTCCGCCTTCTAACACCCGAGCTAGTTGCTCAAGCCGCGCGAACACAAATCCAGTCCGGCGAGCGAGTGTGCTTAAACTGGAACATGGACAATTTGAGCCCACCAG GGTTCGGCCGCAAACCATTCGAGCACCGTGTCAAATGGGTCATCGAGGGCGTCGCTTTCGACGACGAGTACCACTTCAACCCACAGCAGTCCTCCCAGTGGGACGGGCTCCGGCACCACAGTGCGCCTGCCCCAACGccagaagaccaagaccGACGCCTCTTCTATGGCGGCACGACCGCAAAGGAAATTCTAGACGAGACCTCGTCCCGAATTGGCATCGGGTTTTGGGCAAAGAAGGGCATTGCTGGGCGCGGCGTGCTAATCGACTACGTCTCCTATGCGGCGAAGAAGGGCATTAGCGTAAACGCGCTAAGTCGGCAGATGATCTCACTTGACGAGGTGCAGGAGATTGCGCACGAATGCAGCATCAAATTTCAGAAGGGCGatatcttcttcttgcggGTTGGCTTGCCTGAGACGTGGAAGCGGATGTCGGCCGAAGATCGTGTGGCTTATAGTCAGCAAAGTATACCGCAGCACGCTGGAATCGAACAGAGTGAGCGGGTGCTACGCTTTTTATGGGATAATCATTTTGCGGCTGTTGCGTCCGATGCCGTTAGCTTTGAGGTTTATCCGGCTCTGAACCCTGAATTTGACTTGCATCATCATATTCTGGCCGGCTGGGGTATTCCAATTGGGGAGATGTTTGATTTGGAGGAATTGGCTGCGACATGCAAGCGTTTGGGTCGTTGGAGTTTCTTTATCTCTAGCAGTCCATTGAACTGCGCCCGGGGGGTGTCTAGTCCGCCTAACTGCATGGCGATTTTCTAG
- a CDS encoding Protein sey1, whose translation MIERRPSGLERSPTAPPILSNGHFASVGAECDSASYEHGVQVIDGNKEFNPNLSKYLSLENVTTAGFNYHLISVFGSQSTGKSTLLNSLFGTEFSVMSELERRQTTKGIWLSNNKKQGEAGAAERMADNILVMDVEGADGRERGEDQDFERKSALFALATSEVIIVNIWEHQVGLYQGANMGLLKTVFEVNLQLFLKDKHASATHRSLLFFVIRDFIGTTPLKNLQKTLLEDLSRLWDTISKPAGLEKSTIHNYFDFQFYGLPHKGYQPDQFAAETKKLGLRFREGHRDPTRDALKGEFSEGGVFLPEYHRRIPADGFSHYAEGVWDQIVNNKDLDLPTQQELLAQFRCDEILREVMIGFDEAIIAFEDKQAESVRAGAPEVLGGLGVAMRAARVKTLKSFETAASRYHKGVYQRKSAELQGKVDTRLKALFHGQLSAAHKSGIRDFSDSVSAAVKDGQKKGGSYDFAEIVTKEAQSSLEKFEEVASSTLVDGASWSNYEQELSLYKKELAEVSARLRRDEMRRLATRIERWVQSRLGESVGLEFSALGSGRAGGGAPENGEKPTEKDFWDRIWNLFEETVLDAERRFTDRASSFDASNDEVDVGLWRLRRKSWGVLRAKIEEEMLEGNLLLKLRENFEDKFRYNEAGVPRIWRPTDDIEGIYTRARESTLTVIPLLSRFRLERTTAPPPLDQWIGTTPSTATTADEEDLVPIGGVDEHEGKSLEEEMTILSDTKRQELTVRFKKAADGVYVEAKRSAIGGITQVPLYFYGLLLALGWNEIWAVLRNPVYFILLFAFAIGAYITYQLNLWGPMLKMTEAASQQALEEGKRRLREFLESSDTGRQAIAMSAGERAGSSTRKEEYEMTDMQQGDSNANDDLDDM comes from the exons atgATCGAACGACGCCCATCGGGGTTGGAAAGGAGTCCAACTGCGCCACCGATTCTCTCAAATGGACACTTTGCTTCAGTCGGCGCCGAATGCGATTCTGCCTCCTATGAGCACGGCGTGCAGGTGATTGATGGGAACAAGGAGTTCAA TCCCAATTTGTCTAAATACTTGTCCCTTGAGAACGTCACGACGGCTGGTTTCAATTACCATCTCATCTCCGTGTTTGGTTCGCAATCCACCGGAAAGTCCACACTGCTTAATAGCTTGTTCGGTACCGAGTTCTCCGTGATGTCGGAGCTGGAGAGAAGGCAAACGACGAAGGGTATCTGGCTGTCGAACAACAAGAAGCAGGGCGAAGCTGGCGCGGCGGAGCGCATGGCTGATAACATCTTGGTCATGGACGTGGAGGGAGCTGACGGTCGCGAGAGAGGCGAGGATCAGGATTTTGAGCGCAAGAGTGCGCTCTTTGCGCTTGCGACAAGCGAGGTTATCATCGTCAACATCTGGGAACACCAGGTGGGGTTGTATCAGGGCGCCAACATGGGGTTGTTGAAGACCGTGTTTGAAGTGAACTTACAACTGTTCCTAAAGGACAAACA TGCCAGTGCCACCCATCGGTCCCTCCTATTCTTTGTCATTCGTGATTTCATCGGTACTACACCACTCAAGAACCTGCAGAAGACATTGTTGGAAGACCTCTCCCGTCTCTGGGACACTATATCGAAACCTGCAGGCTTGGAGAAGTCGACAATTCATAATTACTTTGATTTCCAATTCTATGGACTGCCGCATAAAGGTTATCAACCGGACCAGTTTGCGGCGGAGACAAAGAAGCTTGGCCTGCGTTTCCGGGAAGGTCACCGAGACCCAACGAGGGATGCCCTTAAGGGTGAGTTCTCTGAAGGAGGGGTCTTCCTCCCTGAGTACCATCGCCGCATCCCGGCTGACGGATTCTCACATTATGCGGAGGGAGTTTGGGATCAAATTGTCAACAACAAGGACTTGGATTTGCCCACACAGCAGGAGTTGCTTGCCCAATTTCGCTGTGACGAGATTTTGCGCGAGGTAATGATCGGCTTCGATGAGGCGATCATCGCGTTTGAAGATAAGCAGGCCGAGTCCGTGCGCGCTGGTGCGCCTGAAGTCCTAGGGGGGCTCGGCGTTGCCATGCGTGCTGCGCGCGTCAAGACCTTGAAGAGCTTTGAGACGGCAGCCAGCCGATACCACAAGGGTGTTTACCAACGGAAAAGCGCTGAGCTTCAGGGCAAGGTCGATACCCGCCTCAAGGCACTTTTCCACGGCCAGCTATCGGCAGCTCATAAATCTGGAATTCGCGATTTCAGTGACTCAGTCAGTGCTGCTGTGAAGGATGGCCAGAAGAAGGGCGGTAGCTACGATTTCGCCGAAATTGTCACCAAGGAGGCTCAGTCTTCCTTGGAGAAGTTCGAGGAGGTCGCCAGCTCTACATTGGTGGATGGAGCTTCTTGGAGTAACTACGAGCAAGAGCTATCTTTGTACAAAAAAGAATTGGCAGAGGTCAGTGCCCGCCTGCGCCGCGATGAAATGAGACGTCTGGCCACCCGCATCGAGCGGTGGGTCCAATCTCGTCTCGGTGAATCTGTTGGCCTTGAGTTCAGTGCCCTCGGGTCCGGAAGAGCTGGCGGTGGTGCTCCCGAGAACGGGGAGAAGCCTACCGAGAAGGACTTCTGGGATCGGATCTGGAACTTGTTTGAAGAAACCGTCCTAGACGCTGAGCGGAGATTCACGGACCGTGCGAGCAGCTTCGATGCTAGTAATGATGAGGTTGATGTTGGTCTTTGGCGACTGCGCCGTAAGTCTTGGGGTGTTCTCCGCGCCAAGATtgaagaggagatgcttgaggGCAATTTACTTCTCAAGCTTCGCGAGAACTTCGAGGACAAGTTCCGCTATAACGAAGCTGGTGTGCCACGCATCTGGCGCCCCACTGATGATATCGAGGGCATTTACACCCGTGCTCGCGAATCTACCTTGACGGTGATTCCTCTTCTGTCTCGTTTCCGCCTGGAAAGGACTACTGCCCCACCCCCGCTTGACCAATGGATTGGAACCACACCAAGCACCGCAACAACTGCGGACGAGGAGGATCTGGTCCCCATCGGGGGTGTGGACGAACACGAGGGCAAGAGtttggaagaagagatgacAATTCTTAGCGATACGAAGCGCCAAGAGCTCACTGTGCGATTTAAGAAGGCCGCGGACGGTGTCTACGTCGAGGCCAAGCGGAGTGCCATCGGCGGTATAACACAGGTTCCCTTGTACTTCTACGGGCTGTTGCTGGCTTTAGGTTGGAATGAAATCTGGGCTG TCTTGCGCAACCCTGTCTACTTTATCCTGCTATTTGCGTTTGCCATTGGCGCATACATCACCTACCAGCTCAACCTGTGGGGTCCCATGCTGAAGATGACCGAGGCCGCCTCCCAGCAGGCTCTGGAAGAAGGCAAGCGCCGCCTGCGCGAGTTCCTCGAATCGTCCGACACAGGCCGTCAGGCGATTGCTATGTCGGCTGGGGAGCGTGCTGGGTCTTCGACCCGAAAGGAAGAGTATGAGATGACGGATATGCAACAGGGTGACTCAAACGCTAATGATGACCTGGATGATATGTAA
- a CDS encoding Fungal transcriptional regulatory protein, N-terminal: MEFWTDQEPARKRMRKGTRSCTECRRRKIRCTFHPDRPAMCNECRSRGMSCVDQEHAPYSLRERVAHLENLVEGLTKRLDQRNSNTSSCEQRGISHSDGIKAHSRPLATEPDELGPSSDQICNAPILQLFDNYLVSRQEDSSNNDKFAGVQDMSPKAEADHLPELFDQHADRLVLKENCRDDLVAPAEVAKALMCLCISATLAPGDFDFGTLTVPFEPQKFSDQCIEMVDRLIARDDNFAATLPGWLVIRRAIEFAHLAGMHLSTKVPRPGDSLYERRLKIWCSLATSDRFLSLILGLPYGISDPFFLPQMEQRLNSKLSAPEEYLLRIGSITGHMVDRNQDPSKMTLAATLRLDQELQDSWESMPSHFQAAEPCQDEKREHYVERVPLQFMFKLLRALLHLPLMLQSPHDRRFRPCHAIAIQSAREGLVLYKVLRSNIKPYLCKMIDFMAFTLCLLLIIHLQGYSDEDPAHSKEQDEQDWESH, encoded by the exons ATGGAGTTCTGGACGGATCAAGAACCGGCGCGGAAGCGAATGCGAAAGGGGACCAGAAGTTGCACAGAGT GTCGGCGACGCAAGATTCGGTGCACATTTCACCCGGACCGTCCCGCAATGTGTAATGAGTGTCGGTCCAGAGGCATGAGCTGCGTTGATCAAGAACATGCG CCATACAGTCTCCGCGAACGAGTTGCGCACCTGGAGAACCTTGTGGAGGGGTTGACCAAGCGACTAGACCAACGGAACTCTAATACTTCGTCTTGTGAGCAACGTGGGATAAGTCATT CGGACGGTATAAAAGCACATTCAAGGCCACTGGCAACCGAGCCAGACGAACTAGGCCCATCCAGTGACCAGATTTGCAATGCGCCGATACTACAACTGTTTGACAACTATCTCGTGAGCCGCCAAGAGGACTCGTCCAATAATGATAAATTCGCCGGTGTTCAGGACATGTCGCCAAAGGCCGAAGCA GACCATCTCCCAGAGCTGTTCGATCAACATGCCGACAGACTCGTTTTAAAGGAAAATTGTCGCGATGATCTTGTGGCTCCCGCCGAAGTTGCTAAGGCGCTAATGTGCCTATGTATCAGTGCGACTCTTGCCCCGGGTGATTTTGACTTTGGTACTTTAACCGTACCCTTTGAGCCTCAAAAATTCTCCGATCAATGCATTGAGATGGTGGACCGTTTAATCGCCCGCGATGACAACTTCGCGGCTACCCTGCCTG GTTGGCTGGTGATCCGTCGAGCAATCGAGTTTGCCCACTTAGCTGGAATGCATCTGTCCACCAAGGTTCCAAGGCCGGGCGACTCTTTATATGAGAGGCGCTTGAAAATTTGGTGTTCTCTGGCAACTTCGGATCGATTCCTGAGTTTGATTCTTGGCCTGCCTTATGGTATCAGCGACCCATTCTTTTTGCCCCAGATGGAGCAACGTCTCAATTCAAAATTGTCGGCTCCCGAGGAATACCTGTTGCGTATTGGAAGTATCACAGGACATATGGTTGATCGAAACCAAGACCCTTCCAAGATGACTCTCGCAGCAACGttgcgactggaccaagagCTGCAGGATTCTTGGGAATCTATGCCAAGTCACTTCCAAGCCGCAGAGCCTTGTCAGGATGAGAAACGGGAACACTATGTTGAGAGAGTCCCATTGCAATTCATGTTCAAGCTGCTGCGTGctcttctccatctcccCCTAATGCTGCAATCTCCCCACGATCGTCGATTCCGTCCCTGCCACGCGATCGCCATTCAATCCGCAAGGGAAGGACTCGTTTTATACAAGGTCCTCCGATCCAATATCAAGCCCTATTTGTGCAAAATGATTGACTTTATGGCCTTCACGCTGTGTCTTCTTTTGATCATCCACCTGCAAGGCTATTCCGATGAGGATCCAGCTCACAGCAAAGAGCAAGATGAGCAAGACTGGGAAAGTCATTGA
- a CDS encoding Elongation factor Tu, which produces MSTISRSLNLLVRTGRSSLLRPTAVNPIHHVFSNKVAGRGLATAFERNKPHVNIGTIGHVDHGKTTLTAAITKNQASKGLANFLDYASIDKAPEERKRGITISTAHIEFATEDRHYAHVDCPGHADYIKNMITGAANMDGAIVVVAASDGQMPQTREHLLLARQVGVQKIVVFVNKVDAVEDPEMLELVELEMRELLSSYGFEGEETPIIFGSALCALEDRRPDIGAEQIDKLMKAVDTWIPTPERDMDKPFLMSVEEVFSIPGRGTVVSGRVERGLLKKDTEVEIVGATDSGNPIKTKVTDIETFKKSCDESRAGDNSGLLLRGVRREDIRRGMVVAAPNTTKANNKFLVSMYVLTEAEGGRRTGFGANYRPQVYIRTADEAGDLSFPDGDMTRRVQPGDNVEMVLKTHHPVAAEPGQRFNIREGGRTVATGLITRVVE; this is translated from the exons ATGTCGACCATCTCCCGTTCCTTGAACCTCCTGGTGCGCACTGGCCGGTCCTCCCTGCTGCGTCCAACTGCCGTCAACCCCATCCACCATGTCTTCAGCAACAAGGTGGCTGGCCGTGGATTGGCCACTGCTTTCGAGCGCAACAAGCCCCACGTGAACATTG GTACAATTGGTCACGTCGATCACGGCAAG ACCACCCTGACTGCGGCAATCACCAAGAACCAGGCCTCTAAGGGTCTTGCCAACTTCCTCGACTATGCTTCCATTGACAAGGCCCCTGAGGAGCGCAAGCGTGGTATTACCATCTCGACTGCCCACATTGAGTTCGCTACCGAGGACCGCCACTACGCCCACGTCGACTGCCCCGGTCACGCCGACTACATTAAAAACATGATTACTGGTGCTGCCAACATGGATGGTGCCATTGTTGTCGTTGCTGCCTCCGATGGTCAGAT GCCCCAGACCCGCGAGCACTTGCTGCTTGCCCGTCAGGTTGGTGTTCAAAAGATTGTTGTGTTCGTCAACAAGGTCGATGCTGTGGAGGACCCTGAGATGCTGGAGCTCGTTGAGCTCGAGATGCGTGAGCTGCTCTCCTCTTACGGGTTCGAGGGTGAGGAGACTCCTATCATCTTCGGCTCTGCCCTCTGCGCCCTAGAGGATCGCCGCCCCGACATTGGTGCTGAGCAGATTGACAAGCTCATGAAGGCTGTCGACACCTGGATCCCCACCCCCGAGCGTGATATGGATAAGCCTTTCCTTATGTCCGTGGAGGAGGTCTTCTCTATCCCTGGTCGTGGTACTGTTGTTTCTGGCCGTGTCGAGCGTGGTCTCCTGAAGAAGGATACTGAGGTTGAAATTGTCGGTGCCACCGACTCCGGCAACCCTATCAAGACCAAGGTTACCGATATTGAGACCTTCAAGAAGTCCTGTGACGAATCCCGTGCCGGTGATAACTCCGGTCTTCTGCTCCGTGGTGTCCGCCGTGAGGACATCCGCCGCGGCATGGTCGTTGCTGCCCCTAACACTACCAAGGCCAACAACAAGTTCCTCGTGTCCATGTACGTTTTGACCGAGGCTGAGGGTGGTCGCCGGACTGGTTTCGGTGCCAACTACCGCCCTCAGGTCTACATCCGTACTGCTG ATGAGGCTGGTGATCTCAGCTTCCCTGATGGCGACATGACTAGACGTGTCCAACCCGGTGACAACGTTGAGATGGTCCTCAAGACCCACCACCCTGTTGCTGCCGAGCCCGGCCAGCGTTTCAACATCCGTGAGGGTGGCCGCACCGTCGCCACTGGTCTGATTACCCGTGTCGTCGAGTAA
- a CDS encoding Translation initiation factor IF3, putative: MNHTRGLVSSAQALRQIFIAPVRTSRVGILAFRHSQNTPQTRYFQQSYYLRLRAYRPPVEKPPINEAIRASFVQVVNDEGDLDPPTRLEDVLESFDHAECFLLQVQEGDIDNPPVCKVYNKKEVRAFEKAKAKSARESKVIFKQIELNWAIDAHDLSHRLKQLSTFLEKGRRVEILLTTKKRKRNPTVDEIKQVMQSVLDTIREAGGTQTKAMEGEPGKQLRITAQKNI; this comes from the coding sequence ATGAACCACACACGAGGTCTCGTATCATCCGCCCAAGCCctgcgccagatcttcatCGCACCTGTTCGCACCTCCAGAGTTGGAATTCTTGCATTCAGGCATTCTCAGAATACCCCCCAGACTCGATATTTTCAACAGTCCTATTACCTAAGGCTGCGAGCATACCGACCACCTGTCGAAAAGCCCCCGATAAACGAAGCTATCCGTGCGTCATTTGTCCAAGTTGTGAATGATGAAGGTGACCTCGACCCTCCGACCAGATTAGAGGATGTCCTTGAAAGCTTTGACCACGCGGAATGCTTCCTTCTCCAGGTGCAAGAAGGAGACATTGACAACCCACCGGTTTGCAAGGTCTACAACAAGAAAGAAGTGCGAGCATTTGAGAAGGCCAAAGCAAAGTCGGCTCGCGAGTCCAAGGTTATATTCAAACAAATTGAGCTGAATTGGGCAATCGATGCCCATGACTTGTCGCACCGCCTAAAACAACTCTCAACTTTTTTGGAGAAAGGTCGCAGGGTGGAAATTCTATTAACTACCAAAAAGCGCAAGCGCAATCCTACAGTGGATGAGATCAAACAGGTCATGCAGAGCGTTTTGGACACAATCAGGGAGGCCGGTGGAACTCAGACCAAGGCTATGGAGGGAGAACCGGGGAAGCAACTCAGGATTACCGCACAGAAGAATATCTAG
- a CDS encoding putative guanosine-diphosphatase, with protein MSTGVDNQKHNNKSDYIDSATRHRSTSRSDGSAISQSIELHQPSDKEVVNMAQTQRSRYLKTGAIIAFILMVLVWLSPSQPSASKITDEQPPSNSGESTSRVCTKPFDSSKPLIQYALMIDAGSTGSRIHVYRFNNCGPTPELENEVFEQTKKKEGGSGLSSFREDAEGAALSLDPLMDVAVKSVPEEYRSCSPVAVKATAGLRLLGPEMSDKILEAVRHRLETAYPFPVVSKEKGGVQIMDGSDEGVYAWITTNYLLGKIGGPDETPTAAIFDLGGGSTQIVFQPTFEQSKAGGMPEHLAAGDHKYDLKFGGRQFELYQHSHLGYGLMSAREAMNTVVVEAMLAQSPKDLSWVEQPISNPCIGPGMQKDVTLKFPADHPLGPKVTVTMVGPKDKSMAPQCRAIAEKILNKGGDCKLAPCSFNGVHQPSLAKTFSREDVYIFSYFFDRTAPLGMPESFTLNELNQLTSTVCAGESEWKGFESIKFENEDSALVQLRDRPDWCMDLSFMMGLLHTGYEMPLSREVKIAKRIKNNELGWCLGASLPLLSQESGWTCRIKEVV; from the exons ATGTCGACTGGAGTCGACAATCAAAAGCATAATAACAAATCTGACTACATAGATTCGGCCACCCGCCACCGCTCCACCTCCCGCAGCGACGGATCTGCCATCTCGCAGTCCATTGAGCTTCATCAACCCTCCGACAAAGAAGTCGTCAACATGGCGCAAACTCAGAGATCGCGTTACTTGAAGACGGGGGCAATCATTGCCTTCATTCTTATGGTCCTGGTGTGGCTCTCTCCGTCCCAGCCGAGCGCTTCAAAAATTACCGACG AGCAACCCCCTTCGAACAGTGGTGAATCTACTTCAAGAGTGTGCACCAAGCCATTTGATTCGTCCAAGCCTCTTATTCAGTATGCTCTTATGATCGACGCCGGCAGTACTGGGTCCCGAATTCATGTATATCGATTCAACAACTGCGGCCCTACCCCAGAACTTGAGAACGAGGTGTTCGAACAAACGAAAAAGAAGGAGGGAGGCTCCGGTCTCAGCTCTTTCAGGGAGGATGCCGAAGGGGCAGCTCTGAGTCTGGATCCTCTTATGGATGTTGCTGTGAAGTCGGTTCCTGAGGAGTACAGGTCGTGCTCTCCCGTTGCGGTCAAGGCCACGGCCGGACTTCGTCTTCTAGGTCCTGAAATGAGCGACAAGATCTTGGAAGCTGTTAGACACCGCTTGGAGACTGCCTATCCCTTCCCCGTTGTCTCCAAGGAGAAAGGCGGCGTCCAGATCATGGATGGTTCGGACGAAGGTGTCTACGCCTGGATTACGACTAACTACCTGTTGGGCAAGATCGGTGGCCCAGACGAGACTCCCACGGCCGCCATCTTTGATCTGGGTGGTGGTTCTACTCAGATAGTCTTCCAGCCTACCTTCGAGCAAAGCAAGGCCGGTGGTATGCCGGAGCACCTCGCCGCCGGTGACCACAAATATGACCTTAAGTTTGGCGGCCGCCAATTTGAGCTGTACCAGCACTCTCATCTAGGATACGGTCTCATGTCTGCCCGTGAGGCCATGAACacggtggtcgtggaggcGATGCTGGCTCAGAGCCCCAAGGACCTTTCTTGGGTTGAGCAGCCCATCTCCAACCCCTGTATTGGTCCTGGGATGCAGAAGGACGTTACACTCAAATTCCCCGCTGACCATCCCTTGGGGCCTAAAGTCACTGTGACCATGGTCGGCCCGAAGGACAAGTCTATGGCCCCCCAGTGCCGTGCTATCGCTGAGAAGATCCTGAATAAGGGCGGCGACTGTAAACTTGCACCTTGCTCCTTCAATGGCGTGCACCAACCCTCTCTCGCGAAGACTTTCTCTCGAGAGGACGTGTACATCTTCTCTTATTTCTTCGACCGCACAGCTCCTCTTGGCATGCCCGAATCTTTCACTCTGAACGAACTTAACCAGCTGACCTCCACTGTTTGTGCTGGCGAGAGCGAATGGAAGGGCTTTGAGAGTATTAAGTTCGAAAATGAGGATAGTGCGCTCGTGCAGCTTCGGGATCGTCCGGATTGGTGCATGGACCTCAGCTTCATGATGGGTCTGCTGCACACTGGCTACGAAATGCCCTTGTCCCGCGAGGTCAAAATCGCCAAGAGGATTAAGAACAATGAGCTGGGTTGGTGTCTTGGTGCGAG CTTGCCTCTTCTGAGCCAGGAATCTGGCTGGACTTGCCGCATCAAGGAAGTGGTCTAG
- a CDS encoding Arginine rich protein → MASNEAMEISKRCEDVSPMAKQPVDIESVKRKKFKTDDLPLSAAQHAVIDKLLHSFKKKGGFDSVRKQIWAEFNDGELRTDFTNKLVALAESEIDREPALLSRERGKAATLIEGAVDRGDVYKSVEDSIDQLASKHLDFILESVREIRCQDVGEEVAARELELGNKTDADYEAHVRAQREQREKIWREEERKLKEIEEEEKRVRDEERKKKRELERQKDEEDRARRKEIDEQRRADRERQREEQRILDEQRERERDERYERRRREDRDRYRGWDRDRDRSRTRDRDRFRDRSPAYRSDRGLSPWPRDSKHDKSSTSNAPTPVLAPLVDEKSLEEAALQMLLREGEELAAKARQKPEFDFEEAEAIENGLRPPVSTLGPTKGANDSRFSNTSTRAASLSRDADARREAVVARAGGAHPVTTQIVVANGPGMLLRGLEIVISMRAAATATSGMTEAVEATGQTAAAAADPPAGVTGTAVLAGTEIGYGIDRGPKTVTETAAATETEITIIIALGATGPLAHPYADVLAAVHARALVLVTALGHVLDLLDGDLGLGVARLLLL, encoded by the exons ATGGCTTCTAACGAGGCAATGGAAATTTCCAAGAGGTGTGAGGATGTCAGTCCTATGGCTAAACAACCTGTCGATATTGAAAGCGTAAAGCgcaagaagttcaagaccGATGACCTTCCCTTGTCTGCCGCGCAACATGCAGTCATTGACAAACTCCTACATTCAttcaagaagaagggtggcttTGATAGTGTTCGCAAACAAATATGGGCTGAATTCAACGACGGG GAACTTCGAACTGATTTCACCAACAAGTTGGTCGCACTTGCAGAGTCAGAGATCGATCGCGAGCCGGCACTGCTGTCACGCGAGAGAGGAAAAGCAGCGACACTCATTGAGGGTGCGGTGGATCGTGGTGATGTGTATAAGAGCGTGGAGGACTCCATCGACCAACTAGCATCCAAACATCTTGATTTTATCCTCGAATCTGTCCGCGAGATCCGATGCCAGGACGTCGGAGAGGAAGTAGCCGCCCGTGAACTCGAGCTAGGGAACAAAACCGATGCAGACTACGAAGCACACGTCAGAGCCCAGCGGGAGCAGCGGGAAAAGATTTGGCGCGAAGAAGAGCGCAAACtgaaggagatcgaggaagaggaaaaacGTGTCAGGGATGAAGAACGCAAAAAGAAGCGGGAACTTGAACGTCAGAAAGATGAGGAAGACCGGGCCCGGAGAAAGGAAATCGATGAACAGAGGCGAGCTGATCGTGAACGCCAACGCGAAGAACAACGAATCCTCGACGAGCAGCGAGAACGAGAGCGAGATGAAAGATATGAGCGACGAAGGCGAGAAGATAGGGACCGATATCGAGGCTGGGACCGCGACCGCGACCGTAGTCGAACTCGAGATAGAGACCGTTTCCGTGATCGCTCTCCGGCCTATCGCTCTGACCGTGGCTTATCTCCTTGGCCCCGGGATTCAAAACACGACAAGTCATCTACATCCAATGCTCCCACTCCTGTGTTAGCGCCCCTTGTGGATGAGAAGTCACTTGAGGAGGCTGCTTTGCAGATGCTCTTGAGAGAAGGCGAAGAACTTGCAGCCAAGGCTCGACAGAAGCCCGAGTTTGACTTTGAAGAGGCCGAGGCTATTGAAAATGGACTGAGACCGCCAGTATCAACATTAGGGCCGACCAAGGGCGCCAACGATTCCAGATTTTCTAATACATCTACCAGAGCGGCCAGCCTATCCCGAGATGCTGACGCGAGGCGTG AAGCCGTAGTCGCTCGCGCCGGCGGCGCACATCCCGTTACGACACAGATCGTCGTCGCGAACGGTCCCGGGATGCTTCTGCGAGGTCTCGAGATCGTGATATCGATGCGCGCCGCGGCTACCGCGACTTCCGGGATGACCGAGGCGGTGGAAGCTACAGGCCAAACCGCCGCAGCCGCAGCCGATCCACCGGCCGGCGTGACCGGGACCGCAGTATTGGCCGGGACAGAGATAGGATACGGGATCGATCGCGGTCCAAAGACCGTGACCGAGACCGCAGCCGCAACCGAGACCGAGATCACGATAATTATCGCCCTCGGCGCAACCGGCCCTCTCGCTCACCCGTACGCCGACGTTCTCGCAGCCGTTCACGCTCGCGCCCTCGTGCTCGTGACCGCCCTCGGTCACGTTCTCGATCTACTCGACGGAGATCTCGGTCTCGGCGTCGCTCGCCTTCTCCTACTCTAG
- a CDS encoding NADH-ubiquinone oxidoreductase subunit, with product MVHKVLFWSGFGIAVRLWQLGIEMRPILAKESLWVYPLFAGVGGSFGYWLQGVESRQLKMLAQRREAILEKRRRRDEKPEGGVLAAAS from the exons ATGGTTCACAAAGTACTCTTCTGGAGCGGTTTCG GCATTGCCGTCCGCCTCTGGCAACTCGGCATCGAGATGCGTCCGATCCTCGCCAAGGAGTCCCTCTGGGTCTACCCTCTTTTCGCCGGTGTTGGTGGAAGCTTTGGCTACTGGCTCCAGGGTGTTGAGAGCAGACAATTGAAGATGCTTGCACAGCGCCGCGAGGCCATCCTTGAGAAGCGTCGGCGGCGGGATGAGAAGCCCGAGGGTGGTGTCCTGGCTGCTGCATCATAA